GACGGCGCGCGCCGTCCTGGACGGCGTGGGGCTGGAGAGCAGCGCGCGCGGCGCCCGGGTGCAGACCGCGCTCGGGGTCCTCGGGAAGAGCGTGGGGAAGCAGAGCGACCCCGACGCGCTCCGCATGGCCTTCCAGGCGTACTTCAAGTACAAGGAGGCGCACCCGGAGCAGGTCCGGAAGCCGTACCTGTACTACGTGGACTACGGGCTGGACGCGCAGACGCCCCGCGGCTACGTCTTCGACATGGAGGCGCTGAAGGTGGTGGACGGCCCCTTCATGGTGGCGCACGGGCGGGGCTCGGCCCCGAACGCACGGGGGATCCCGACCCGGTTCTCGAACCGCGAGGGG
This genomic interval from Longimicrobiaceae bacterium contains the following:
- a CDS encoding murein L,D-transpeptidase catalytic domain family protein; the encoded protein is TARAVLDGVGLESSARGARVQTALGVLGKSVGKQSDPDALRMAFQAYFKYKEAHPEQVRKPYLYYVDYGLDAQTPRGYVFDMEALKVVDGPFMVAHGRGSAPNARGIPTRFSNREGSNATSLGLYLAQETYGFSGKAGGQRYTSVGLRLKGLSGRFNSAARTRGVVAHGAPYVTASRAGRSEGCPAIEPGRARELLPRISNGGLVFLFSPLERTWMATDPWASDAG